In the genome of Bacillus thuringiensis, the window CGCTCATCGCGGAGTAAAAGGAACACATCCCGAAAATACGATGATTGCCTTCCAAGAAGCTGAACGCATTGGCGCTCACGGAATTGAACTCGATGTCCATCTATCAAAAGATGGTGAACTTGTCGTAATTCACGATGAAACCGTCGATCGTACAACAACTGGCGTTGGACTTGTTTCGGAAAAAACGGTAGAGGAACTACAATCATTAGACGCCGGTAGCTATAAAGACCCTTCTTTCCATGAAGCAAAAATCCCAACGTTGCGCGAGGTTTTCATTTGGCTTTCCACAACGAACTTACAACTAAATATTGAATTAAAGACAGATGTTATTCATTACCCAAATATTGAGGAAAAAGCTGTTGCACTTGTGCGTGAATATCATCTTTCTAATCAAATTGTATTTTCATCATTTAACCATGACTCTGTTTCATTATTAGCAGAAATTGCTCCTGAAATCCCAAGAGCAATTTTATATGATACACCGATTACTGATCCAATTGCCGAAGCAAAACAGAGAAAAGCAAGTGGGTTACATCCAAACTTCCAGCTATTAACGAAAGAATTTGTGCATTTAGCACAAGAGCAAGGATATGTTTTCCGTCCATATACAATTAACGAATACAAAGATTTACAAACTATGATTGATTATGGTGTAGATGTCATCATTACCGATTGGCCAGCACGTGCCTTTGAGCTCCTTTCTTAATGGAAGGGGCTTTTTATTTTCGAAATTTCATTGTTTAAAATAAACGAAAACCCTCAATACTAATACAATAACGCTTGTATTAATGAGGGGCTGAAAAAAGATGGATCAAACTATGAATCCAAAACTTAAAAAATATAAACGTCTTTTCTTCACCGCAATGTTTTCTTGCGTCCTTTTCTTCGTTTTTTCTTTTTTTGTTATTATTATAGTTGCAAAAATTATGGGACCTCCTCCTGTTGCGGTCCCGCAAACAAGCGTCTTTTACGCAAACGATGATACTGTTATTGGACAAAGTAACGAAATTCAAAAACGTTACAATGTCTCTCTTAATGAAATTTCACCTTATGTAAAAGAAGCGACTCTTTCTATTGAAGATCAAAGATTTTATAAGCATCACGGCTTCGATGTGAAACGGATTGCAGGTGCAATTGTTGCTGATTTAAAAGCGATGGCAAAGGTACAAGGAGCTAGTACAATTACACAACAATACGCGCGTAATCTGTATTTAGATCATGATAAAACGTGGAAACGGAAATTATTAGAGGCAATGTACACTGTCCGCCTTGAAGTAAACTATAATAAAAATCATATTTTAGAAGGATATTTAAATACAATTTATTACGGACATGGCGCTTATGGAATCGAAGCTGCGTCCCGTCTATATTTCGATAAAACAGCAAAAGATTTAACATTAGCAGAAGCTAGTATGCTCGCAGGTATCCCGAAAGGGCCAAGTGTCTATTCTCCCTTTTTGAAAGAAGATCGTGCTAAAGGGCGACAAGCTCTCATATTAGATGAAATGGTAGAACAAGGATATATTACGAAGCAACAAGCAGCCTTAGCGAAGAAAGAGCCACTAACTTTTGCCTCATTAGATACGAAAAAAGTAGCAGAAGTCGCACCATATTTCCAAGATGCTGTACAAGCTTCGCTTCTTCGTGATGTTGGATTAGACGAACAAGCTTTACAACGAGGTGGCTTGCGAATTTATACAACGCTAGACCCTAAACTACAAGCTGTAGCAGAGCAAGCTGTAAAAGATCATATACCTGACACAACAAACATACAAACGGCTCTCGTCTCTATGAATCCAACGACAGGTGAAGTGGCTGCTCTTGTTGGCGGAACTGATTATACTACGAGTCAATTTAACAGGGCTACACAAGCCATTCGTCAGCCTGGTTCTACATTTAAGCCATTTCTATATTATGCGGCATTAGAACGAGGATTCACGCCTGCTACGCGCTTAAAAAGCGAATATACTGTATTTACTTTAGGTGACGGCGTTTCAAAGTATAAACCGAAGAACTATAAAGATTATTATGCAGATGATTTCGTAACGATGGCACAAGCTCTCGCAGTCTCTGATAACATATATGCTGTAAAAACGAATTTGTTTTTAGGAGATGACGCACTCGCAAAAACAGCGAAACAATTTGGAATTACAAGTGCATTAAAAGATGTGCCTTCTCTAGCTCTCGGTACATCACCAGTAAAACCAATTGAAATGGTTAACGCTTATAGCATGTTCGCAAACGGTGGAAAAGAAGTAAAACCTACTTTCATTCGCCGCATTATGGATCATGAAGGAAATATATTATATGATGCTCATTTAGAGAGTAAACAAGTTCTCGACAAGAGCAAAGCGTTTGTAATGCAAGAAATGATGACTGGTATGTTTAATAAGAAACTAAGCAGTTATGCCGCTGTAACTGGCCAATCGATGTTATCAAAATTATCAAGAACATATGCCGGAAAATCTGGTTCTACTGAAACGGATAGTTGGATGATCGGATTTACTCCGCAAATCGTAACAGGCGTATGGGTCGGATATGACCAACCTAAATCTATTTCAAACGTAGCAGAACAAGGGTATGCGAAGAAAATATGGACTGATACGATGGAGAAAGGCTTAGATGGACAGCCCAAAAAAGAATTTAAACAACCAGGTGACGTCGTAGCGATTAATATCAACCCAGAGAACGGTAAAATTGCTACAAAAAATTGTCCTATTTCTGTAAAAATGTACTTCGCTAAAGGTACCGAACCGACTGAATATTGTATGGATCACGTCGATGATAAAGAAGAATTTGAAAAAACGACTGAAGAAAAGAAAAAAACAAGTTGGTGGAAAAAATATCTTCCTTGGTAATAAAAATAGCTGACGGGCATCCGTCAGCTATTTTTTATTCGCTTAATAATGCACGGCGCAATTCTTCACTAGATTCGTTCCAAATCGCTTCATTATGTTCTTTCAAGAACGTACCAAGTACTTTTTTAGATGATTCATCCATATGTTCAACCATAATGTGACGCTTCATTGATTTATCCATTTTGTTTACGTGTTCTGGAAGTGATTTATATCCGCGGCGAATTTCACGGTCTACTGTCATTTCACAAGCTGTTACACCTGCGTAATAAGCACCAGTTGCAGTTCTTTCAATCGTTACCCAAACAAGCCAAAATGGTTTTCCGTTTGGAACTTCATCTTTATTTGTTAAAAACTTAATACCTTTTTCTACTGTACTACGCGCATGCATCGCACCGATATCAACGAATGCAGTTTTCTCTAGTACATCAACAAATACAGGTGAAATGTTTTCTAGGCTTAATGCCCCAACACCAAATCCACCATGTCCATCTGTTGAATCATTTTTCACGATATTAAAACCGATTTTTTTCTTTTTCTCTGTCATATGTAAAATCCTCCTCACTTAAAAATTATAAAAGGCCAAAAATAGGCGCAATGATACTTTGTAAAAACATTAATACATGCGGAATAACTACCTGGAAAATAGGTTGAATTGTGTAATTACTAAGCGGTGTAATAACGAGAATTAATAACGCAATCGCTCCATATTTTTCATACTGTGTCATTTTCGCGCGAATATTTGCTGGCGCTAAATCTTCCACTACACGATACCCATCAAGTGGCGGGATCGGTAATAAATTAAATACAAGTAAAACAATATTTAACATAATAAAGAGCTCAAAAAACTTTCCTAATGTTTCAGCTACTGCAACTGGAACTGCATCTAACACTCCAAATACTGCTAAGCTATACAAAATAATTAAACCAATTGCACTTAAAATTAAGTTACTAATCGGCCCTGCAATTGAAACTAATATGCCTGCAAGACGCGGTCTTTTAAAGTTATATGGGTTAACAGGAACCGGTCTTGCCCAACCGAATCCAAGAATTAATACTGCAATCAAACCAATAGGGTCTAAATGAGCCATCGGCGATAACGTTAAACGCCCTTGTCTCTTTGCTGTATCGTCCCCAAATTTATATGCAACATATGCATGTGCAAATTCATGAACGGATAATGCAATAATAATCGCCATTGCTACCAACGGAATTTCGTGCAATGGATATCTAAATAACTGATCCATACTTCATCTCCTCTTCCATATGTCAA includes:
- a CDS encoding glycerophosphodiester phosphodiesterase encodes the protein MSKPLIFAHRGVKGTHPENTMIAFQEAERIGAHGIELDVHLSKDGELVVIHDETVDRTTTGVGLVSEKTVEELQSLDAGSYKDPSFHEAKIPTLREVFIWLSTTNLQLNIELKTDVIHYPNIEEKAVALVREYHLSNQIVFSSFNHDSVSLLAEIAPEIPRAILYDTPITDPIAEAKQRKASGLHPNFQLLTKEFVHLAQEQGYVFRPYTINEYKDLQTMIDYGVDVIITDWPARAFELLS
- a CDS encoding transglycosylase domain-containing protein, producing MDQTMNPKLKKYKRLFFTAMFSCVLFFVFSFFVIIIVAKIMGPPPVAVPQTSVFYANDDTVIGQSNEIQKRYNVSLNEISPYVKEATLSIEDQRFYKHHGFDVKRIAGAIVADLKAMAKVQGASTITQQYARNLYLDHDKTWKRKLLEAMYTVRLEVNYNKNHILEGYLNTIYYGHGAYGIEAASRLYFDKTAKDLTLAEASMLAGIPKGPSVYSPFLKEDRAKGRQALILDEMVEQGYITKQQAALAKKEPLTFASLDTKKVAEVAPYFQDAVQASLLRDVGLDEQALQRGGLRIYTTLDPKLQAVAEQAVKDHIPDTTNIQTALVSMNPTTGEVAALVGGTDYTTSQFNRATQAIRQPGSTFKPFLYYAALERGFTPATRLKSEYTVFTLGDGVSKYKPKNYKDYYADDFVTMAQALAVSDNIYAVKTNLFLGDDALAKTAKQFGITSALKDVPSLALGTSPVKPIEMVNAYSMFANGGKEVKPTFIRRIMDHEGNILYDAHLESKQVLDKSKAFVMQEMMTGMFNKKLSSYAAVTGQSMLSKLSRTYAGKSGSTETDSWMIGFTPQIVTGVWVGYDQPKSISNVAEQGYAKKIWTDTMEKGLDGQPKKEFKQPGDVVAININPENGKIATKNCPISVKMYFAKGTEPTEYCMDHVDDKEEFEKTTEEKKKTSWWKKYLPW
- a CDS encoding YwhD family protein — its product is MTEKKKKIGFNIVKNDSTDGHGGFGVGALSLENISPVFVDVLEKTAFVDIGAMHARSTVEKGIKFLTNKDEVPNGKPFWLVWVTIERTATGAYYAGVTACEMTVDREIRRGYKSLPEHVNKMDKSMKRHIMVEHMDESSKKVLGTFLKEHNEAIWNESSEELRRALLSE
- a CDS encoding site-2 protease family protein, whose translation is MDQLFRYPLHEIPLVAMAIIIALSVHEFAHAYVAYKFGDDTAKRQGRLTLSPMAHLDPIGLIAVLILGFGWARPVPVNPYNFKRPRLAGILVSIAGPISNLILSAIGLIILYSLAVFGVLDAVPVAVAETLGKFFELFIMLNIVLLVFNLLPIPPLDGYRVVEDLAPANIRAKMTQYEKYGAIALLILVITPLSNYTIQPIFQVVIPHVLMFLQSIIAPIFGLL